A window from Rhizosphaericola mali encodes these proteins:
- a CDS encoding carbon-nitrogen hydrolase, which produces MAKVKVGIVQMSCVADKKANVDKAIIKIKEAAQQGAQIVCLQEMFNTLYFCDVEDYENFKLGESIPGPTTDILSEVAKENKVVIIAPLFEKRAEGLYHNTTAVIDADGTYLGKYRKMHIPDDPAFYEKFYFTPGDLGYKTFQTKYAKIGVLICWDQWYPEAARITALKGAEILFYPTAIGWATSQDEPTNKEQFDAWQTIQRSHSVANGVNVVSVNRVGFEQDGAMKFWGGSFITNAMGRVKYQAPHEGELVHVEELDLTESNHYRTHWPFMRDRRIDSYQPITKRFLDED; this is translated from the coding sequence ATGGCAAAAGTTAAGGTCGGTATCGTGCAAATGAGTTGTGTCGCTGATAAAAAGGCAAATGTTGATAAAGCAATTATCAAAATTAAAGAAGCTGCTCAGCAAGGTGCTCAGATTGTATGTCTTCAAGAAATGTTCAATACCTTGTATTTCTGTGATGTGGAAGACTATGAAAATTTTAAATTAGGGGAATCTATTCCTGGTCCTACAACCGATATATTGTCAGAAGTTGCGAAAGAGAATAAGGTGGTAATTATCGCTCCATTATTTGAAAAAAGGGCAGAAGGATTATATCATAATACAACCGCAGTGATTGATGCTGATGGAACCTATTTAGGTAAATACCGTAAGATGCATATTCCGGATGATCCAGCTTTTTACGAAAAATTTTACTTTACTCCAGGTGACTTAGGATACAAAACTTTCCAAACCAAATATGCAAAAATTGGCGTATTGATTTGTTGGGATCAATGGTATCCTGAAGCAGCGCGCATTACAGCATTGAAAGGAGCAGAGATTTTATTTTATCCAACTGCTATTGGTTGGGCGACATCTCAAGACGAACCTACCAATAAAGAGCAATTTGATGCTTGGCAAACCATTCAAAGAAGTCATTCTGTAGCAAACGGAGTAAATGTGGTAAGCGTTAATCGTGTGGGTTTCGAACAAGATGGCGCGATGAAATTTTGGGGTGGATCTTTCATTACGAATGCGATGGGACGTGTGAAATATCAAGCGCCACATGAAGGTGAATTGGTACATGTAGAAGAATTGGATTTGACAGAATCCAATCATTACAGAACGCATTGGCCTTTCATGCGTGATAGAAGAATTGATTCCTATCAACCCATTACAAAAAGATTTTTAGACGAAGATTAA
- a CDS encoding protein-L-isoaspartate(D-aspartate) O-methyltransferase has protein sequence MRQLVDQYYHKGLRNKLIESLRERGISNEKVLDAIRDVPRHFFLDSAFDRIAYEDKAFDIGAGQTISQPYAVAFQTHLLDLKPKDKVLEIGTGSAYQACVLAQLGAKVFTIERQKELYLNNQQFDYLKQFRLLKMFYGDGFAGLPGYAPFDKIIITAAAPYIPERLVDQLITGGIMVIPLDTENGKQRMMRIIKQVDGSITKEEFSEFEFVPMLKGKNS, from the coding sequence ATGAGACAATTAGTAGATCAATATTATCATAAAGGATTAAGAAACAAGTTAATAGAAAGCTTAAGAGAAAGAGGTATTTCCAATGAGAAAGTATTAGATGCGATTAGAGATGTTCCTAGACATTTCTTTTTAGATTCTGCCTTTGATCGGATTGCTTATGAGGACAAAGCCTTTGATATTGGCGCTGGTCAGACCATTTCACAACCTTATGCAGTTGCATTTCAAACACATTTATTGGATTTAAAACCGAAAGATAAAGTATTAGAAATCGGTACGGGAAGCGCATACCAAGCTTGCGTTTTGGCGCAATTAGGCGCGAAGGTTTTTACTATTGAAAGACAAAAGGAACTATATCTCAATAATCAACAATTTGACTATTTAAAGCAATTTCGATTATTGAAAATGTTTTATGGAGATGGTTTTGCTGGTTTGCCTGGCTATGCTCCATTTGACAAAATTATTATTACTGCTGCAGCGCCTTATATACCAGAAAGATTGGTTGATCAATTGATTACTGGTGGTATTATGGTGATTCCTTTGGATACAGAAAATGGCAAACAAAGAATGATGCGCATTATCAAACAAGTTGACGGAAGTATTACAAAAGAAGAGTTTTCCGAATTTGAATTTGTTCCAATGTTGAAAGGGAAAAACAGCTAA
- a CDS encoding nucleoside permease, with protein sequence MKKTIQARLALMMFLEFFIWGGWFVTMGTFLGSKLIQANGNQIATAYLSQSIGAVIAPFIVGLIADKYFSAQKILGFLHIVGGIILWKISSVTDYSSFLPLIMIYMIIFMPTLALVNTVCLRQMTDSNKEFPPIRVLGSIGWIIAGLIIGWLAWEKKDAVTEFTHLNNTFLMAAVASVLLGLYSFSLPSTPPLKKGQSSSIRDLLGLDAIGLLKNRSYLIFFLASIAICIPLSFYYNFTNQFLNEVGMEGAAGKQSYGQISEVLFMLLMPLFFKKLGVKKMLAFAMLAWVIRYGFFAYGNTGSGLWMLLGGIVLHGICYDFFFVTGQIYTDNHAGSQFQSAAQGFITLATYGVGMLIGTYLSGWVVDHYALADNTHNWNHIWLIPTGIALGVLVLFLALFKEKDTIKQ encoded by the coding sequence ATGAAAAAAACGATTCAAGCTCGCTTAGCGCTTATGATGTTCTTAGAGTTTTTTATTTGGGGTGGCTGGTTTGTCACTATGGGAACTTTTTTGGGTAGCAAATTAATACAAGCCAATGGCAATCAAATAGCTACTGCTTATTTGAGTCAATCTATTGGAGCGGTTATTGCACCATTTATAGTGGGATTAATCGCCGATAAATATTTCTCCGCACAGAAGATTTTGGGGTTTTTACATATTGTTGGTGGCATTATTTTATGGAAAATTTCTTCAGTTACAGATTATAGTTCTTTCTTACCCTTAATCATGATTTACATGATTATTTTCATGCCGACCCTTGCGTTGGTGAATACTGTTTGTCTTAGGCAAATGACAGACAGCAACAAAGAATTTCCTCCGATTCGCGTATTGGGAAGTATTGGATGGATCATTGCAGGATTAATTATTGGTTGGCTTGCATGGGAAAAGAAAGATGCAGTTACAGAGTTTACTCATTTGAATAATACTTTTTTAATGGCAGCTGTAGCTTCTGTTTTGCTTGGTTTGTATAGTTTTTCGCTACCATCTACGCCTCCATTAAAAAAAGGACAAAGTTCCAGTATTCGAGATTTGCTTGGTTTGGATGCGATTGGTTTATTGAAAAACAGGTCTTATTTGATATTTTTTCTTGCATCCATTGCTATTTGTATTCCATTATCATTTTACTACAATTTCACCAATCAGTTTTTAAATGAAGTTGGAATGGAGGGTGCTGCGGGCAAACAATCTTATGGTCAAATATCTGAAGTATTATTTATGTTGTTGATGCCTTTATTTTTCAAAAAACTTGGGGTAAAAAAGATGTTGGCATTTGCTATGTTGGCATGGGTAATTCGATACGGGTTCTTCGCTTATGGAAATACGGGAAGTGGTTTGTGGATGTTATTGGGAGGTATCGTATTACATGGTATTTGTTATGATTTCTTTTTCGTTACAGGGCAAATTTATACAGATAATCATGCAGGAAGCCAATTTCAAAGTGCGGCGCAAGGTTTCATTACGCTTGCTACTTATGGCGTAGGTATGTTAATCGGAACTTATCTTTCGGGCTGGGTTGTGGATCATTACGCATTGGCGGACAATACGCATAATTGGAACCATATTTGGCTCATCCCTACCGGAATTGCATTGGGCGTGTTAGTTTTATTCTTGGCCTTATTTAAAGAAAAAGACACTATAAAGCAATAA
- a CDS encoding lipid-binding SYLF domain-containing protein, translating into MKRLKTILTLGLVLLISVGINAQTSKQKKIIKDAEIAKTTLIEKDNGLKKFFNNAAGYVIFPNVGKGGLIVGGASGNGAVYDHGKLVGMADLKKINIGLQAGGQAFIEVIFFETAKELKNFQESNYEFSADASAVALKSGVSVNAEYKNGVAVFTLPKAGLMADASVGGQKFTYNAL; encoded by the coding sequence ATGAAACGCTTAAAAACAATCTTAACGTTAGGTCTTGTATTATTAATATCTGTTGGTATTAATGCCCAAACGTCAAAACAAAAGAAGATCATTAAAGATGCTGAAATAGCCAAAACGACTTTAATTGAAAAAGATAATGGTTTAAAGAAATTTTTCAACAATGCTGCGGGTTATGTCATTTTCCCAAATGTCGGAAAAGGTGGTTTAATTGTAGGTGGTGCATCTGGTAATGGGGCCGTCTATGATCATGGGAAATTGGTAGGAATGGCCGACTTAAAAAAAATAAATATAGGATTACAAGCTGGCGGTCAGGCTTTTATTGAAGTTATATTTTTCGAAACAGCTAAGGAATTGAAAAATTTTCAAGAAAGCAATTACGAATTTTCAGCAGATGCATCAGCAGTAGCCTTAAAATCAGGTGTTTCTGTAAATGCAGAATATAAAAATGGGGTAGCCGTGTTCACTTTACCAAAAGCAGGTTTGATGGCTGATGCGTCAGTTGGAGGACAAAAATTTACATATAACGCGCTGTAA
- a CDS encoding GNAT family N-acetyltransferase, producing the protein MKEIEIKPLNNMYTEACIQLILNIQQNEFGVPITRDDQPDLLDIEKFYLNDGGIFLGAFVENKLVGTIAYLNMGHHAAAMRKMFVAKEYRGKEWKIGQQLLDRFEMICKEKNIQDVYLGTFHVLEAAQKFYKKNDYIQIEKVKLPSYFPLMQVDDVFFHKNLENAISR; encoded by the coding sequence ATGAAAGAAATCGAAATAAAACCCTTGAATAACATGTATACTGAAGCTTGTATTCAACTCATTTTAAATATTCAGCAAAATGAATTTGGCGTTCCAATTACGCGTGACGACCAGCCAGATCTTTTAGATATTGAAAAGTTTTATTTAAATGACGGCGGTATCTTTTTGGGTGCGTTCGTTGAAAATAAATTAGTAGGAACAATTGCCTATTTGAATATGGGACATCACGCTGCGGCAATGCGCAAAATGTTTGTAGCGAAAGAATATCGCGGCAAAGAATGGAAAATCGGTCAACAACTTTTGGATAGATTTGAGATGATATGTAAAGAAAAGAATATTCAAGATGTGTATTTGGGAACTTTTCATGTATTAGAAGCTGCTCAAAAATTTTATAAAAAAAATGACTATATACAAATAGAAAAAGTGAAGCTCCCCTCCTATTTTCCATTGATGCAAGTAGATGATGTTTTTTTCCATAAAAATTTAGAAAATGCTATTTCAAGATAA
- a CDS encoding MarR family winged helix-turn-helix transcriptional regulator translates to MLFQDNKINQVGALAISTRMQRLADTIRKDGELIYRLYGVDFQPKWFPVFITLKDAKSLTVTELADQIGYAHPSTISLLKELEKNKLIVSKKDKTDERKRVISLSKSGLELLSQIEPVWDTMQKSIDDLINNQNNLLLAIEEMEERLLQQSFFQKAMELKNQQSNNQK, encoded by the coding sequence ATGCTATTTCAAGATAATAAAATCAACCAAGTTGGTGCATTAGCTATATCAACAAGGATGCAAAGATTGGCAGACACGATTCGAAAAGATGGAGAATTGATCTACAGATTGTATGGTGTCGATTTCCAACCAAAATGGTTTCCTGTATTCATTACGTTGAAAGATGCTAAATCATTGACTGTGACAGAATTAGCTGATCAGATTGGCTACGCTCATCCATCTACAATTAGTCTTTTAAAGGAATTGGAAAAAAACAAATTGATTGTTTCTAAAAAAGATAAAACAGACGAACGAAAACGCGTCATTAGTTTATCTAAATCGGGATTGGAATTACTTAGTCAGATCGAACCCGTTTGGGATACGATGCAAAAAAGCATTGATGACTTAATCAACAATCAAAATAATCTACTCTTAGCAATCGAAGAAATGGAAGAACGGCTTTTACAACAATCCTTTTTTCAAAAAGCTATGGAATTAAAAAATCAACAATCTAATAATCAAAAATAA
- a CDS encoding GNAT family N-acetyltransferase yields METTIEYSLIDVKDDATLSFVIKRIFEEFGIDIPGTVYTDPTTDHLSEVFKNPKSVYWVAKENGKILGGCGVFPTDELPGGYAELVKFYLTKETRGKGIGRALMEKCFDSARELGFTHLYLESFPNLSKAVSMYEKNGFVALPHALGNSGHYACTIWMEKEL; encoded by the coding sequence ATGGAAACAACGATAGAATATAGTCTTATAGACGTCAAGGATGACGCAACACTTTCCTTTGTTATTAAAAGAATATTTGAAGAATTTGGGATTGATATACCTGGAACCGTATACACTGATCCTACGACAGATCATTTATCCGAAGTATTTAAAAATCCAAAATCCGTCTATTGGGTAGCCAAAGAAAATGGAAAAATATTGGGCGGGTGTGGTGTATTTCCGACGGACGAATTACCTGGAGGTTATGCAGAATTGGTAAAATTTTATCTTACCAAAGAAACACGAGGCAAAGGAATTGGTAGAGCTTTGATGGAAAAATGTTTTGATTCTGCACGCGAATTAGGATTTACACATTTATATTTGGAAAGTTTTCCTAATTTGTCGAAAGCGGTTTCCATGTATGAGAAGAATGGATTTGTAGCTTTACCGCACGCGCTTGGCAATTCTGGTCATTACGCATGTACGATTTGGATGGAAAAAGAACTATAA
- a CDS encoding helix-turn-helix domain-containing protein, which translates to MASNNLYFELNYKKIGFKIINKENPNLDDVSNYIKVLILPKNYTIEIDFNKVETKRPTLFFINANQSVQLEKLSKEDGFALFYNRDFYCVQIHDAEVACDGLLFNNLFNIPTIELEDSQAELFFQLFQNIKSEITYPEATGEELIRTYLKQMIILATRSWKKQHLSDSLNSSHKLDQEFFREFSRLVEIHYKEKHSVADYAQLLNLAPKSLNQKLKKLNVENPNELIKNRIVLEAKRLLKYTNLSVKEIGYELGYEDPAYFNRMFTQKSKYSPAIFRREEHLTEVLD; encoded by the coding sequence ATGGCAAGTAATAATTTATACTTTGAACTGAACTATAAAAAAATCGGATTTAAAATTATTAACAAAGAAAATCCGAATTTGGATGATGTAAGTAATTATATCAAAGTATTGATTTTGCCTAAGAACTATACGATTGAGATCGACTTCAATAAAGTAGAAACGAAACGACCTACTTTATTTTTTATCAATGCAAATCAATCAGTCCAACTAGAGAAATTAAGTAAAGAAGATGGATTTGCATTGTTTTACAATCGAGATTTTTATTGTGTACAGATACATGATGCGGAGGTTGCATGTGACGGACTACTATTCAATAATCTATTTAATATTCCAACGATCGAACTAGAAGACAGTCAAGCGGAATTATTTTTTCAACTATTTCAAAATATAAAATCAGAAATTACTTATCCAGAAGCTACTGGTGAGGAGCTCATTAGAACCTATTTAAAGCAAATGATCATCCTTGCAACGCGTAGTTGGAAAAAACAACATTTAAGTGATTCGTTGAATAGTTCGCATAAATTGGATCAAGAATTTTTCAGAGAATTTAGTCGCTTAGTGGAAATTCACTATAAAGAAAAACATAGTGTGGCTGACTATGCGCAACTATTAAATCTTGCGCCCAAATCCCTCAATCAGAAACTAAAAAAGTTAAATGTAGAAAATCCAAACGAACTCATTAAAAATAGAATCGTATTGGAAGCAAAGCGTTTATTAAAATACACCAATCTTTCTGTAAAAGAAATTGGGTATGAATTGGGATATGAGGATCCGGCTTATTTCAATAGAATGTTTACGCAAAAAAGTAAATACTCTCCTGCTATTTTTCGTAGAGAAGAGCATTTGACAGAAGTATTAGATTAA
- a CDS encoding DNA-3-methyladenine glycosylase I, with amino-acid sequence MSYCDVIDRMTPEERKILHKNYHDNLYGFPIHDDDELFGRLILEINQAGLSWETILKKEPAFRKAYSNYSIKKVASYTEKDRERLLNDAGIIRNKLKVNAAIENAKTILQLQKEFGSFEKWLESHHPKTKDEWVKIFKKQFKFTGGEIVNEFLMSIGFLPGAHDEKCIIYKKILKTKPKWAQKSKV; translated from the coding sequence ATGTCTTATTGTGATGTAATCGATCGAATGACACCTGAGGAACGCAAGATTTTGCATAAAAATTATCATGACAATCTATATGGTTTTCCGATACATGATGACGATGAGCTATTTGGACGATTGATTTTAGAAATCAATCAGGCAGGATTAAGTTGGGAAACAATTTTGAAAAAAGAGCCAGCTTTTAGAAAAGCTTATAGCAATTATAGTATCAAAAAAGTTGCTTCTTATACGGAAAAAGACAGAGAACGATTGCTCAATGACGCCGGGATTATTCGAAATAAATTGAAAGTAAATGCTGCAATTGAAAATGCGAAAACAATCCTACAATTACAAAAAGAATTCGGTTCGTTTGAAAAATGGTTGGAATCACATCATCCAAAAACAAAGGACGAATGGGTTAAGATTTTTAAAAAGCAATTCAAATTTACCGGTGGAGAGATTGTCAACGAATTTCTGATGAGCATTGGATTCTTGCCTGGTGCGCACGATGAAAAATGCATCATTTATAAGAAAATCTTAAAAACAAAACCCAAATGGGCGCAAAAATCCAAAGTTTAA
- a CDS encoding RNA polymerase sigma factor translates to MADFSTYSDEQLLQLFNDAVVGQEAFSTLFEKYQKQIFHYLLKHVKSPEIAEEILSDIFLKLWQGRELTSTITNIAAFLHKVAYYRSIDFLRTTARHKRLQSAYNDYFLLSNNVKNPENWMIAEEEKTLLLKAILQLPARQKEIYLLSREEGLTHEKIAEILHLSSSTVNNHLVAALKNISKYLAKYQNGSLNLLAVIFINL, encoded by the coding sequence TTGGCAGATTTTTCAACATATAGCGATGAGCAATTATTACAACTATTCAATGACGCAGTAGTCGGGCAAGAAGCGTTTTCCACATTATTTGAAAAATACCAGAAACAAATATTTCACTATTTACTCAAGCATGTCAAATCTCCTGAAATTGCAGAGGAAATTCTTTCGGATATATTTCTCAAACTTTGGCAAGGTAGAGAATTGACTTCAACGATTACAAACATTGCCGCTTTTTTGCATAAAGTTGCTTATTATCGATCTATAGATTTCTTACGAACCACAGCGAGACATAAAAGATTACAAAGTGCATATAATGATTATTTTCTTCTTTCTAATAATGTAAAAAATCCCGAAAATTGGATGATTGCAGAGGAAGAGAAAACCTTATTATTAAAAGCTATTTTACAATTACCGGCACGGCAAAAAGAAATCTATTTATTAAGCCGAGAAGAAGGACTAACACATGAGAAAATTGCTGAAATATTACATCTTTCCAGCAGTACAGTCAATAATCATTTGGTGGCTGCATTGAAAAATATTTCTAAATATTTAGCAAAATACCAAAATGGCTCATTAAATCTATTGGCGGTCATTTTTATAAATCTTTAA
- a CDS encoding FecR family protein, whose product MDRINVLYKKYIDGTISTKELEEFWNLVRAQKDNSPFWKQVYQEYSESLDKYALFNTIDTEKILAKIFASESNSIQPKQKKSYALAYTILGACVVLVSILIFQFRKNNVAENNFYAVNQLGKGGATIQISGSQQYNIDSLFGKNVKAIFPIKAIQTNKITSLLDFKSSIQKTNNYTITTLQSRNMETILPDGSKVWLNANSKLEFPSHFNTNSRDLTIKGEAYFEVAKLTDKKGNRIPFVVHILKGNHVEGNVEVLGTHFNIKDYQEDNNITCTLFEGKIRYVSNQKILNLRPGQQIEIKNTQITTKTDTTQSAIAWKNGQFILNNEDIHSVLNEISRWYNVSIIYKNTNKIDLHLNGILDKNLPLEDILQVLKNYGLECKLENNSLYVL is encoded by the coding sequence ATGGATAGAATTAACGTTTTATATAAGAAATACATTGACGGCACGATTTCAACGAAAGAATTGGAAGAATTTTGGAATTTAGTGCGTGCACAAAAGGATAATAGTCCATTCTGGAAACAAGTTTATCAAGAATATTCCGAAAGTTTGGATAAATATGCTTTATTCAACACAATTGACACTGAAAAAATATTAGCTAAAATATTTGCATCAGAATCAAATTCTATACAGCCCAAACAGAAAAAATCTTATGCTTTAGCATATACCATTTTAGGTGCTTGCGTGGTGTTAGTATCCATCCTCATATTTCAATTTAGAAAAAATAATGTAGCGGAAAATAATTTTTACGCAGTAAATCAATTAGGAAAAGGCGGAGCTACGATTCAGATAAGTGGAAGTCAACAATATAATATCGATTCCTTATTTGGTAAAAATGTAAAAGCTATTTTTCCTATAAAAGCCATTCAAACCAATAAAATTACGTCTCTACTAGACTTTAAATCTTCTATACAAAAAACGAACAACTATACAATTACCACGTTGCAGTCCAGAAATATGGAAACCATTTTACCAGATGGAAGTAAAGTTTGGTTAAATGCTAATAGTAAATTAGAATTCCCATCTCATTTCAATACCAATTCTAGAGATTTAACAATTAAAGGGGAAGCTTATTTCGAAGTAGCAAAATTAACCGACAAAAAAGGAAATCGAATTCCATTTGTGGTACATATTTTAAAAGGAAATCATGTAGAAGGCAATGTGGAAGTGCTTGGTACGCATTTCAATATCAAAGATTATCAAGAAGACAATAATATTACTTGTACTTTATTTGAAGGAAAAATAAGATATGTGAGTAATCAAAAAATCCTCAATCTAAGACCAGGTCAGCAAATTGAAATTAAAAATACACAGATTACAACTAAGACAGATACCACACAATCTGCCATAGCTTGGAAAAATGGGCAATTCATTTTAAATAATGAAGATATTCATAGTGTATTGAATGAAATAAGCAGATGGTACAATGTATCCATCATATATAAAAATACCAATAAAATCGATTTACATCTCAATGGCATACTTGACAAAAATCTTCCACTAGAAGACATTTTACAAGTTCTAAAGAACTATGGATTGGAATGTAAACTTGAAAACAATAGTCTTTACGTGTTATAA